In one window of Frigoriglobus tundricola DNA:
- a CDS encoding WD40 repeat domain-containing protein, with protein sequence MWDAATGREADRTFRHGGRIRALAVGPDGRWAATASEDGAARLWALRTGRPIGPPLRHLPTALCAVIDPSNRWVVTAGEDCRARVEPAPGECGGSPDQIALWAKVFTGAELDPRGDLKVLDPVTWRQLRAALREPPVPFRK encoded by the coding sequence ATGTGGGACGCGGCAACTGGGCGAGAAGCCGACCGCACGTTCCGACACGGCGGCCGGATTCGTGCGCTCGCGGTCGGCCCCGACGGGCGGTGGGCCGCGACCGCGAGCGAAGACGGCGCGGCGCGGCTCTGGGCGCTCCGCACCGGACGGCCCATCGGTCCGCCGTTGCGCCACCTCCCGACCGCCCTCTGCGCCGTGATCGACCCGAGCAACCGGTGGGTCGTAACCGCCGGCGAGGACTGCCGGGCGCGGGTCGAGCCGGCGCCCGGCGAGTGCGGCGGTTCACCCGACCAAATCGCCCTATGGGCGAAGGTCTTCACGGGGGCCGAGTTAGACCCCCGAGGCGATCTCAAGGTTCTCGACCCGGTAACCTGGCGGCAACTTCGCGCCGCCCTTCGGGAGCCCCCCGTCCCGTTCCGGAAATGA